GTTTCGCTTTAAAAAAAGCTCCTGCCCTTCTTTTGTTGCAAAATATGCATCTCCTGTTGCTCCTCCAGCAGGTGTAATTTTCCACTCGCTACCTAATACTTGTTCCAACCAGTTCACCTTCAATTTCAACCCAACATTTCGTATAAAAATTTATGAAAAAGTTATTTTTCTTTAGGTTCTTACAATAGTATAAATAATCGCTAATATAAAAAGGATAGCTATTAGTGATTATAGACTCTTTGCACTATAGCCATCCTATTAAATTTTAGCCTCTTAGACTAAGACTAGTCAAGCAAAACTAAAAATCCTAGTTTTTACAAAAAACATATGTTCCAATTTCTCTTATCTCTATTTTATTATCTACATCTATAGGTTGATCGAGTAGGATACTAGAAGGACTAACAATCTGTTTCCATCCCTTATTTCCAGGTAGTTTAAATTGATACGATTTATTACATTGAGGATGGTGGATCACAACTATTCTTTCCCATGGACCATAGGCTCCTACATTCTCCATTTCATAAGAAAGAAGGTGAGGATCATCATTAAAATAGACATGTTTGTTTATCAATTCTTGAGATGATAATCGAAACCCTCCATGGAGCTTTCTAAGCTTGATCAACCCTTTAATATACTCAACATTTTCTTTTTGTTGTGATCTTTCATCCCAATTTAGATGGTTGATTTCGTCAGGAGAGTTATAACTATTTTCTACACCGTTTTTTGTTCGGAAAAATTCTTGACCACCATGTAGAAAGGGGATGCCTTGAGATAATAGAACAATGCTTGTTGCTAACCGATGTCTTGCCTTTCTTATTTCTTCACTTTCAGCATCTGCAAAAGATAAAAAGCGATCCCACATCGTATGATTATCATGTGACTCAACATAATTAATTGATTGATGAGGTTCATGAAACATAGTAGGTGATCCAGTTATAAGTGCTTTCATCTGCTCGAGAGTATCAAGATTTTCATATACAAACCCGCGATCTTGAACACTGAATGTACTACCTTTAATTACATCCCTAAACTGGTCATTAAAAAAGCTTATTGTTGGCAGTTTATGAGCATTTGGAATGATTGCTTTTTCTTCATAAGGTAATGGAGTAAGCAAATCCCATCCTTCTCCTAATAAAATCGCATCTTCTTTTATCTCTAGAACTTCCTTTTGAACCTCATTCATTGTCTTAACATCAAGAATGCCCATTAAATCAAAACGGAAACCATCTATATCAAACTCATTCATCCAATACTTTACACAATCTGTAATAAACTTTTTGACCATCATTCGTTCCGAGGCAAGATCATTTCCTACACCGGTTCCATTAGAAGGCATTCCATTTTCATCATGCCTGAAATAGTAACCCGGTAATAACTTTTCAAATGAAGAATTTTCTTTAGAATAAACATGATTAAAAACTACATCAATAATAACTCTTAAATTTTGTTTATGAAGAGATTGGATAAGTGTTTTGAGTTCTATTATTCGCTTATATGGGTTTTCAGGTGCTACAGAATAACTCCCTTCTGGAGCGAAGTAATGAAGAGGGTTATAGCCCCAGTTATATGCTTCGAATGGTTTTTGTTCATCAACTTCCTCAAAATCATTTACAGGCAACAATTCAATGTGTGTTACACCTAACTCTTCCAAATAGGATATGCCTGTAGAATCGCCTAGACTATTTTTCGTATTTAACTCCTTCCACGCGTCATATTGCCCTTTATTTTTCATCCCGCTATTTTCATGAATAGAAAAATCTCGAACATGAACCTCATAGATGATGGTATCCGTTTTCTGGTTAAGTGCAGGCGGCATAATGATTGGTACATTTGTTAAGCTTTGATCGATAATAACACCGTATTCTCCATTAATTGAGACCGCTCTTGCGTATGGATCAACTGCCTCATTCCACACAAGATTTATGCAAGCTAGAAACGTATAATAATATCCTTCAAAATCACCATCAATTGTAATCGACCATGTACCTTTTTCACATCGAATCATATGGAAAGTATCAACTTGTGTTCCATCGCTTCGATAAATTCGAAGTTTTACAATGGTTGCTGTAGGAGCCCAGACTTTCCACTCTGTTTTTTCCTTAGTATAATTTGCTCCTAAGTCATTGCCATCATAATAAAATTTCTTATCGAATTTCTCCGATCGAATGACAGCTCCTATTTGTAAATCTGTTTCTAAACCATCTTCATCACTAATGATATAGGTTTTCCCAAATGATAGTGGGTTCGATAAACTACAGACAAATTTTATTTGTTTTCCAATATCAATTTTTTCTACTATTGATAGAGCCTCGTGATTTTGATCAATCTTTATAAAAAAAGCCTTATTTTCGCTATCAAATTCCTTAGGCATAATAACTGCAATTTCATTCATTTTATCTAAAAAGGCTTGGAATCTCCTATTAATACTCAGCATGATGAGCACCCCCATATGAGAGTTTTTGTTGTTAATTTAGAAAAATTTTTAACTAATGGTAGAATTCTCAAAGTTAACACTATAACATCTATAAGATACATGCCTTATGTGATTCGCTAATCTTGATGATCACCGGGCTTTCTCCTATTACATCTCCATCAGCATGAACAAGTCGAATAGAATCAGTCTTAACTGTGATCTCCTTGCAAGAGAGTTCCTCAATAAACTCATTTTTTGTTTTGTTTCTTACCTTAGTCAATAATAATAAAGGTAGTAATTTAAGCCTTTTAGCTTCTTTTATGATTAAAACATGTAAATTTCCATCTCTAGTAGTAGAACGATTAGAAACGATGATGAACCATACTGAATCAAACTCCAAGGGTTGCTCTTGATCTATTTCAAGAGATATTGAAAATAATTCATAATTCCATAATACCTTTAATAGCCCGACAATAAACCTGACATGCCCTAAAATGGGCAAATCTGACTTTATCTTTACCACCATTTTTTCTTGACTCAGTATGCTGGCGTCTAGACCTATACCTACACGATTGAAGAAATAATTCTTCCCACTCTTTCCTTCAACACGATATTCCCCTAAATAATATCCTTTTAAAGGTGCGTTCCAGCGTTGAAATAAATGTTTTATAGCTTTTTTGGGATCAGAGGATAAAGAGAAATTGGTCAATGATTTATTTCTACTTCCTGTATAAATAAAGCCCATCTGTATTTTATCAAATGAACTTAAACCGTTTACAATTTCGTTAATTGTGCCTTCTCCACCTATCCCAATAACAGTTTTTAGACGGTAGTCTTGGATTGTGGCAATTTGTCTGGCAAGAGCCTCCGCATGTCCAGGATATTCTGTATAGAAAGAACGAAAAGATACTTTTCTTTTTTCAAGTTCTTTCTTAACTTTTTTCCATATTTTACTTCCTCTACCATAACCAGATTCCCGGTGAATAATCAAAAATAATACACTCATATTGAAGCTCCATCTTGTTCATAGTTTATGTATTTGTCAGTTTTGTGTTCATGTCCCATTTATTAGGTTTTCATTTTAAATCATGCGCTTTTTTGGAAATAAAATAAAGGACAAAATATCCTCTTGTCCTTCATTTTATATACATTTAAAATTGGGTATTAGTTACTTTTATGTTGTTTCATTCCATTCGCTTCGGTTAAATGAGTTGGTTAAACAGTGGGATAAGAGAACTTGTGCTGCTTTTAACTGAGTGTGCTTTAAAGGCGCTGATGAGGTTCTTAGCCTTTGAAACCATTCTTCATAATTTCTCTTATCTAAAATCGTAATATCATGTGGAGCAAAGGGATAGTCAACATAACCGTTGCGACTTATAATTAATTTTTTAACTGAAATATCAATATCTTGTGAACGAATTAATTTTTGTACAACCGTACCCGTTCGATTTAAACTAAGTACAGGATTTAATAACTTGCGTTCAGCTTCCCCTCTTCGTGCTGTCCAAAATTTCTCCTTTGACCCGATAAAAACAGTTTCAGGTAATTGTTCTACAACTGTTAAACAATAAATTTCCGTTGTTCCAATTAAGATAATATCCAATTCTACTGGTGCATTTTTCAATTTAAAAACAGGACGATAAAGTAGTAAATAATGATCGGGAAGACGTTTCACAAAATAAGGCAATAACTGATCTCGATAAATAGCATGATCAATAGAGGATTTCTCACGAATTGTTGAACTTGCCCATCGAATTTGAAAACGAAAAATATAATCTAAAAATAAATGCTTTAAGTCCTCATGTGTCTTTGGAATGGTCGTAAATTGAAACTGTAATTCATCATCATCTAAAGCCGAATCATTTACTAAAGGTTTAATCATTTGTTGCTCTTGTTCTACCTTTGAAAACCTTTTTTTAAATTTCTTTATAAAAGTAGATTTCTCATCTTCTTCTTCACGCTGGTTATCAAGCGTTTCACTTACCTTCATAACTGTATGGAACATGTTATTCTCCCAGGCCTGAAATACCTTTTCCCATTGCTGTTTCTTTAACCGTATGAATTGACTTGGGTAACGATAAGCATCTAATTCATAGCGGGATATATAATCAAAAAGCTTAATGATTTGCGCCAAACGCTGAACAACTCCTATTTTGCTGTTTTAAAAACTTAGTTACTACAAAGGCAGTATGCCACTAGTCGTAAACTGATGGTCCCCTGGTGTTGTAGCCTCTTTCATTAAATTTTCTTTATAAAAATAAGGATAAAAGTATTGGACAAAGAATGCTAGTAAATATTGCACTTAGCGTCATTGAAATTGAGCTTATGGCTCCTTCAACAGTTCCCATCTCTAATGCTCTTGCCGTTCCAATCCCATGTGAAGCAGTCCCAAAGCCTATTCCCCTTGAGATTGGTTGTTTTATTTTAAACAAATTCATCAAGTAAGGTCCAAACATTGCTCCGGAAATTCCAGCAATCATTACATAAACAGCTGCAAGAGTCGGCGTTCCTCCCACCATCTCACTTATGTCCATAGCTATTGGGGTCGTAACAGATTTAGGTGCTAACGAACGCAATAGTTTTTCGTCTACATTAGTTAGCAGACTCATGATAATACCACTACATACACCAATTAGCGCACCAATGAAAACACTAGTAAAAATACTTAATATGTTACGCTTTAAAATCTCCCGGTGATCAAAAAGTGGAATTGCAAAAGCAACAACCGCAGGACCCAAAAGATGCTCAATCCATTGACCACCAATCATATATGAGCTATAAGATATTTTAGCTATAAGAAGAATAATGACAATAATCAGGCTGGACGTAAAGATTGGTACTAAAATCGGGTGCGAAAATTTCGTGTAGAGTCTCCTCATAAGACTATAAATAAGTAAAGTTATCAAAATAAAAAATAACCCTATTAAAAATGTCATAAAGATAGCTCCTTTTCTTTATGAACTTTCTTCCCTTTTGCCAAAAGAACATCACTTATATAAGCTGAAGCCACCATAACGATCATCGTACTGCTAAATGCAATGAATAAGGTAATAATGCCAAATCCTTTAAATATATTAAGATAATCAATAATTCCCACAGTTGCAGGAATAAATAATATCGGCAAATTTTTCAAAAGAAATGATCCCCCGGAAGAAAACCAATTCCTTTTAATCAATTTAAAATGGAAAGCAAGAAATAATAAAACCATTCCAATCAAGCTTCCTGGAATGGGAAGTTTAATAAGTGCCCGTATTCCTTCACCTATACTATAAATTCCATATAGACAAGTAATTTGAAGAATCAGCTTAACGTATTTCATTCTCTTACACTCTCCAAAGTTTGCAAAAGAAATGTTTCAACCACCTCATACTTTGGAATTTTATTCAGATTTGTTTGATACAGATGAATTTTCTCCACTTTAAAATGAGATGAACTTCCTTCAAAAGCATGATCCAGTTGTGACCATTTTCTAAAAGGCTCTTCTGACTTCCATTTTCTAGCTAACGTAATGTGTGGACGAAAAGGCTTTTTATCAAGTTGAAACCCCACTTCTTGACATCTGTCAAACACTTGTTTTTGGAACTGCTGTAGATTCGTTGATTCTTTTAAACCTGCCCAAAAAATTCTTGGAAAATCAGGCTTACCAAAAACGTCGATTCCTTTTAAAAACAATTCAAATTGTGGAACAAATTGAACAGTCTGTTTGATTTTTTCGACTAATAACTCTAATTTCTCATCTTCCCCTACATCACCTAAAAAAGCTAATGTAATATGATAATCATTTGGATGGACCCATGATTGAAAGGGCAATTTATTTTTATAGGTTGTAATCCAATTTTGAATAAGCTGTTGATGATGTTCTTCAATAGGTACAGCAATAAAATAATGTTTTTTCATAGCAGCCCCCAATGTTATTCAAGATAATTTTATTTTATCCCACATATCCAAGCTTTAAAAGGTCGATTCATATACAATGCGTTCAGCAGTTGCTATACTGTTAACTGTCTATATTATAAAATAAGTGATTTAGTAAAAATACTACGTAACAAGGTTTTCACATAACAACCTTATATAAAAGAAAAAGGACGTGGCAACATGAAAATTGCAAATAACGTATCAGAGCTTATCGGAAATACACCTCTAGTTAAGTTAAATCGTTTAAACCCAGAAAATGGTGCATCGATATATTTAAAGCTTGAATTCTTTAACCCAAGTGGAAGTGTAAAAGACCGAGCAGCTTTCAACATGATCGTTGAGGCAGAAAAGCAAGGCTTATTAAAGCCAAATTCAACGATTATTGAGCCAACTAGTGGGAATACCGGAATTGGAATTGCAATGAACGCGGCTGCAAGAGGCTATAAAGCGATCCTTGTTATGCCTGACACGATGACAAAAGAACGTATTAACTTGCTTAAAGCTTACGGAGCAGAAGTAGTTCTAACTCCGGGACACGAAAGAATGCCAGGATCAATAAAGAAAGCTGAGGAGCTAGCTAAACAAATTCCTGATTCATTTATTCCGATGCAATTCGATAATCATGCAAACCCTGATGCTCATAGACATACAACTGCAAGGGAGATTATCGAGGCACTTGATGAAATCGGCAAACCACTCTCAGCATTTGTTGCGACAGCTGGAACTGGCGGTACCATTACAGGTACAGGTGAAGCCTTAAAAGAGCATTATAAAAATGTAACAGTCCATGTTGTTGAGCCTGCCGGTTCTCCTGTCCTTTCAGGTGGTAAACCTGGAAACCATAAGCTAGTTGGGACAAGCCCTGGATTTATACCACCTATTTTAAATCAAGATGTATATGATGAGATTTTTAAAATTGAAGACGAACAAGCGTATGACATTACAAGAAGATTAGCACGTGAGGAAGGACTGTTAGTTGGTCCTTCTTCAGGAGCTGCATGCTATGCCGCAATTGAAGTTGCAAAACGTCTAACACCTGATGATGTTGTTGTTTGTATCACTTGTGATACAGGTGAAAGATACTTATCAAGTGATGTTTTCTCATTTTAAAAAGGGAAAAGAAATTTCCCTTCCCCGTGCTGTCGAGATGCCTCGACAGCTTTTTTCTTTATTCTCACAAACAAGCTTTATTTTGCTAATTCATATATTGCTTGTGCATAAATGGCTGTTGCTTTCAGCAAATCTTCAATGTCAATATATTCATCCTTTTGGTGAGCAACATCTGGTCTACCTGGAAATAAAGGTCCAAAAGCAACACCAGCTTCTAATGATCTTGCATAAGTTCCTCCACCAATCGCTATAAGCTCAGCATTTTCTCCAGTTTGTTCTTCATACACTTTTTTCAACGTTTGAATAAGGGGATGATTTTCCTCCACATAGTGTGGTTTCGAGTCATCAAATGATACTAATGAAAAGCCTTCTACATTGTTTATTTCAGTTTTTATTGTTTCAGCATTTCCTGAAACAGGATAACGTATATTTACTCCAATTTTGCCTAGCTGGTCTTTAGTGTATTTCATCACACCAAGATTAACTGTTAGTTCCCCGCTAACTTCATCAGAAAATGCTATGTTGAGCTTATGACCGCGCGTGTCATTTAAGAAATAATGAACAATCGCTTGTATATAATTTTCGCCTTTTTGATCAAGATTCAGATTATGTAGAAATTCAGCTAACAAAATG
This genomic stretch from Metabacillus sp. B2-18 harbors:
- a CDS encoding diacylglycerol/lipid kinase family protein, encoding MSVLFLIIHRESGYGRGSKIWKKVKKELEKRKVSFRSFYTEYPGHAEALARQIATIQDYRLKTVIGIGGEGTINEIVNGLSSFDKIQMGFIYTGSRNKSLTNFSLSSDPKKAIKHLFQRWNAPLKGYYLGEYRVEGKSGKNYFFNRVGIGLDASILSQEKMVVKIKSDLPILGHVRFIVGLLKVLWNYELFSISLEIDQEQPLEFDSVWFIIVSNRSTTRDGNLHVLIIKEAKRLKLLPLLLLTKVRNKTKNEFIEELSCKEITVKTDSIRLVHADGDVIGESPVIIKISESHKACIL
- a CDS encoding CidA/LrgA family protein encodes the protein MKYVKLILQITCLYGIYSIGEGIRALIKLPIPGSLIGMVLLFLAFHFKLIKRNWFSSGGSFLLKNLPILFIPATVGIIDYLNIFKGFGIITLFIAFSSTMIVMVASAYISDVLLAKGKKVHKEKELSL
- the pulA gene encoding type I pullulanase — translated: MLSINRRFQAFLDKMNEIAVIMPKEFDSENKAFFIKIDQNHEALSIVEKIDIGKQIKFVCSLSNPLSFGKTYIISDEDGLETDLQIGAVIRSEKFDKKFYYDGNDLGANYTKEKTEWKVWAPTATIVKLRIYRSDGTQVDTFHMIRCEKGTWSITIDGDFEGYYYTFLACINLVWNEAVDPYARAVSINGEYGVIIDQSLTNVPIIMPPALNQKTDTIIYEVHVRDFSIHENSGMKNKGQYDAWKELNTKNSLGDSTGISYLEELGVTHIELLPVNDFEEVDEQKPFEAYNWGYNPLHYFAPEGSYSVAPENPYKRIIELKTLIQSLHKQNLRVIIDVVFNHVYSKENSSFEKLLPGYYFRHDENGMPSNGTGVGNDLASERMMVKKFITDCVKYWMNEFDIDGFRFDLMGILDVKTMNEVQKEVLEIKEDAILLGEGWDLLTPLPYEEKAIIPNAHKLPTISFFNDQFRDVIKGSTFSVQDRGFVYENLDTLEQMKALITGSPTMFHEPHQSINYVESHDNHTMWDRFLSFADAESEEIRKARHRLATSIVLLSQGIPFLHGGQEFFRTKNGVENSYNSPDEINHLNWDERSQQKENVEYIKGLIKLRKLHGGFRLSSQELINKHVYFNDDPHLLSYEMENVGAYGPWERIVVIHHPQCNKSYQFKLPGNKGWKQIVSPSSILLDQPIDVDNKIEIREIGTYVFCKN
- a CDS encoding nuclease-related domain-containing protein is translated as MAQIIKLFDYISRYELDAYRYPSQFIRLKKQQWEKVFQAWENNMFHTVMKVSETLDNQREEEDEKSTFIKKFKKRFSKVEQEQQMIKPLVNDSALDDDELQFQFTTIPKTHEDLKHLFLDYIFRFQIRWASSTIREKSSIDHAIYRDQLLPYFVKRLPDHYLLLYRPVFKLKNAPVELDIILIGTTEIYCLTVVEQLPETVFIGSKEKFWTARRGEAERKLLNPVLSLNRTGTVVQKLIRSQDIDISVKKLIISRNGYVDYPFAPHDITILDKRNYEEWFQRLRTSSAPLKHTQLKAAQVLLSHCLTNSFNRSEWNETT
- a CDS encoding LrgB family protein; the encoded protein is MTFLIGLFFILITLLIYSLMRRLYTKFSHPILVPIFTSSLIIVIILLIAKISYSSYMIGGQWIEHLLGPAVVAFAIPLFDHREILKRNILSIFTSVFIGALIGVCSGIIMSLLTNVDEKLLRSLAPKSVTTPIAMDISEMVGGTPTLAAVYVMIAGISGAMFGPYLMNLFKIKQPISRGIGFGTASHGIGTARALEMGTVEGAISSISMTLSAIFTSILCPILLSLFL
- the cysK gene encoding cysteine synthase A; the protein is MKIANNVSELIGNTPLVKLNRLNPENGASIYLKLEFFNPSGSVKDRAAFNMIVEAEKQGLLKPNSTIIEPTSGNTGIGIAMNAAARGYKAILVMPDTMTKERINLLKAYGAEVVLTPGHERMPGSIKKAEELAKQIPDSFIPMQFDNHANPDAHRHTTAREIIEALDEIGKPLSAFVATAGTGGTITGTGEALKEHYKNVTVHVVEPAGSPVLSGGKPGNHKLVGTSPGFIPPILNQDVYDEIFKIEDEQAYDITRRLAREEGLLVGPSSGAACYAAIEVAKRLTPDDVVVCITCDTGERYLSSDVFSF
- the thpR gene encoding RNA 2',3'-cyclic phosphodiesterase — encoded protein: MKKHYFIAVPIEEHHQQLIQNWITTYKNKLPFQSWVHPNDYHITLAFLGDVGEDEKLELLVEKIKQTVQFVPQFELFLKGIDVFGKPDFPRIFWAGLKESTNLQQFQKQVFDRCQEVGFQLDKKPFRPHITLARKWKSEEPFRKWSQLDHAFEGSSSHFKVEKIHLYQTNLNKIPKYEVVETFLLQTLESVRE